From Microbacterium sufflavum:
CCCGGGCCGCGGAAGTGCTGCACCTCGTCGTCGAGGAGGATCTCTCCCTCATCGGCCTGGTACAGGCCGTAGAGGACGTTCATGAGGGTGGACTTTCCCGCGCCGTTCTCCCCGAGGAGGGCGTGGATCTGCCCCGGTTCGACCACCAGATCGATGTGGTCGTTGGCCACGAGGCTGCCGAATCGCTTGGTGATGCCGCGAAGTTCGAGCTTCATATCTGCACCTTATCCAGAAGTGTCATTCAGGAGAATCGTCGTCCGTCCACGGCACGGGGCGAGTGGCAGCCTGCTCACCACTCGCCCCGTGTCGGACCGTTTCAGATCACGGCGAGTTCTTCGACTCCACCGTGATGTCGCCGGAGATGATCTGCTCCTGCAGCGTCTTCAGCTCGTCCATCAGGCCCTCGGGCAGCTGGGACTCGAAGTCGCCGAAGCCGGACAGCTTGACGCCCTCGTTCTCGAGCGTCCCGACGTAGGGCTCCGGGTCGAAGTCGCCCTTGGCGGCCGCGATCGTCGCGTCGTGCACAGCCACGTCGATGGCCTTCATGATCGACACGAGCGTCATGCCCGCAACACTCGGGTCGGCAACCGCGAGGTCGCTGTCCACGCCGAGCATCAGGGTGTCCTTGCCGCTGTCGGTGATGGCCGCCGCGGCGCTCTGGTAGACGGGGCCACCGACCGGGAGGATCACGTCGACACCCTGGTCGAGCACGCCCTGAGCGGTCTGCTTGGCGGTGTCGTTCGCGTCGAAGCCACCCGTGAAGGAGCCCTCCTGCGTCGCCGCATCCCATCCGAAGACCTGGACCGAAGCCGACTTGTCCTCGTTGTACTTCTCGACCCCGAGCTGGTAGCCGTCCATGAACACGGCGACCGACGGGATCTGCATGCCGCCGAAGGTGCCGACCTTGTTCACACCGCTCTGCGCCGACCACGCCGCGGCCGCGTAGCCGCCGAGGTAGGCGGCCTGAGCCGTGTCGAACACGAGGGGCTTGATGTTGGGCGCGTCGACCTCGCCGTCGAAGTCGTTGTCGGCCCAGTCATCGATGATCGCGTAGTCGATCTCGGGGTTCGCGAGCGCCGACTCGACCGTGGCGGCCGACAGCTTGAAGCCGACCGAGACGATGAGCGAGCAGCCCTCGGACACCGCGGTCTCGAGGTTCGGCGCGTAGTCGTTGTCGTTCGCCGACTCGAACTCGAGCGGCTTGATGTCGAGCTCCTCGGCGGCGCTGTCCATGCCCTCCTTGGCCGACTGGTTGAACGACTTGTCGTTCCAGCCGCCCGCGTCGGAGATCAGGCAGGGCAGGAAGTCGGAGTCGGCCGGCTTGTCCGATCCCCCGGCCTCGTCGGTCGGTGCCTGGCCGCAACCGGCGAGCGCGAAGATGACGCCCGCGGCGACGGTCGCGCCGAGAAGCTTCTTGGTGGTGGAGATGGTCAACTCATGCCTCCCTCAACGGAACCGCGACCATCGCGGATCGATCAAAGTTACCTAGTGTTTCAGCCTTCGTGCACGCACGTCGCCCCTGGCGCTGGCGAAAGGTTACAAAGCTGAAATCAACCCACCCGATGAGCACCGATCACTGCTCATCAGAGCACGTCGCCCTGTCCGTTCAGCTTCAGCGACTCCACGACGCCCTTCACGCGCTGCGCGTTCTCCACCGTCGTGACGAGAAGCGCGTCGGGGGTGTCGACCACGACGATGTCCTTGACGCCGACGAGGCTGATGACGCGGGAGGTCTGGCTGACGAGGATGCCGCTGGCGGCATCCGTGAGCACCCGCGCCCGCGGCCCGAGAACGGCGAGGTCGTTCTTCCTGCCGTTGGTGATGAGCTTGGTGAGCGACGCGAAGTCGCCGACATCGTCCCAGTCGAAGTGCCCGGGGACGACGGCGAGGCGACCACGACGCGCGGCGGGCTCGGCGACCGCATAGTCGATCGCCGTCTTCTTGAGGCGCGGCCAGATGCGGTCGACGACCGGGCCCCGTCGCTCGCGATCGTCCCACGCCTCGGCCAGTTCGAGCAGCCCGGCGTGCAGCTCCGGCTCGTTCGCGGCGAGCTCGTCGAGCAGGACGCTCGCCTTGGCGATGAACATGCCCGCGTTCCACAGGTAGCCCCGGTCGGCGAGGTACGCCTTGGCCGTCTCCAGGTCGGGCTTCTCCACGAAGCTCTCGACGAGCGCGGCCTCACGGGCACGCTCGACGACGAGCTCGGAGCCCTTCTTGATGTATCCGAAGCCGACCGCGGGCTCCGTGGGGGCGATGCCGATCGTGCAGATGTACCCCTCGCGAGCGACCTCGACCGCGTCTCGCACCGCGAACTCGAACACGCGCGTGCCGCGGATGACGTGATCGGCGCTGAACGAGCCGATGATCACATCGGGGTCGCGCCGGTGCAGCACGGCGGCGGCCAGTCCGATCGCCGCGGCGGACTCGCGCGGCTCCGACTCCAGGAACACGTTCAGATCGGCGATGCCGGGCAGCTCGGCCTCCACCGCCGCCCGGTGCGCCCGTCCCGTGACCACCGCGATCCGATCGGGTCCGGCGAGAGGCTCGAGGCGGTCCCACGTGTCGCGCAGCAGCGAGTGGCCGGAGCCGGTCAGGTCGTGCAGGAACTTCGGCGCATCCGCCCGGGAGAGCGGCCACAGCCTGCTGCCGATGCCTCCGGCCGGGATCACCGCGTAGAAGTCCTCGATGGGTTCGCTCACCCGGCCAGCGTACCCAGCCGGCCCGCTCGGTCCCCGTGAGCCGCTCCGCGGCGACGCGGTCCCGACCGGATCCGGGCGGCGCACGCTGGTTAGGGTCCCCTTCGTCGCCCACGGCCTTCTCACAGGAATAGGATGGAGGGCGATCGGGCGTGCCTGCCCCTCCCCAGCACTTCGAGGGGTCGAGACGGCGCACGCGACCGAGTCACATCGATCCAGGGAGGACGACCGTGTCCACAAGCGCTCGCTTGACACCGTCGATTTCGGAAACCACGTCCAAGACCCCCCGCGGCACCCTCTACCGGGGTCGCGAAGGCATGTGGTCGTGGGTGCTTCACCGCATCACCGGAGTCGCCATCTTCTTCTTCCTGTTGGTGCACGTGCTCGACACGGCGCTCATCAGGGTGTCGCCGGAGGCGTACGACGCGGTCATCGGCACGTACAAGAACCCGGTCATGGCGCTCGGCGAGGTCGTGCTCGTGGCCGGCATCGTGTTCCACGCCATGAACGGTCTGCGCATCATCGCCGTGGACTTCTGGTCGAAGGGCGCCAAGTACCAGCGCCAGCTCTTCTGGGGCGTTCTGCTCGTCTGGGGCATCATCATGGCCGGCTTCGTGCCCCGCCACCTGATGCTCGCATTCGCCGGCTTCGGAGGAGGACACTGATGAGCGCTCAGACCGCCGTCGCCCCCGCCCGCCGTCAGCGCGGGGTGAACCTGGAGAAGTGGGGCTGGGTCTTCATGCGCGTGTCGGGCGTCGTGCTCGTCGTGCTGATCTTCGGCCACCTCTTCGTCAACCTCATGCTCGGCGAGGGCATCCACGCCCTCGACTTCGCGTTCATCGCCGGCAAGTTCGCCACGCCGTTCTGGCAGTGGTGGGACGTGCTGATGCTGTGGCTCGCGCTCATCCACGGCGCCAACGGCATGCGCACGATCGTGAACGACTACGTGACCAACGCCACCGCCCGCAAGGCACTCGTGTGGGCACTCGGGCTGGCCGCCGGCCTGCTCATCATCCTCGGCACGCTGGTCGTCTTCACGTTCGACCCCTGCCTGGGTGTGACCGAGTCCAGCACGCTGTGGGAGACCTGCCAGGCGCAGGGCTAGAAGAAGAGGCATACGAGAAGTGACTACCCAGACCCAGGATTCCGTCGTCCGTGACGGCGTGCACTACCACCAGTTCGACATCGTCATCGTGGGCGCCGGCGGCGCCGGGATGCGGGCGGCCATCGAGGCGGGCCCCGGCGCGAAGACGGCCGTGATCTCGAAGCTGTACCCGACGCGCTCGCACACCGGTGCCGCGCAGGGCGGCATGGCGGCGGCGCTCGCGAACGTCGAGGAGGACTCCTGGGAGTGGCACACCTTCGACACGGTCAAGGGCGGCGACTACCTCGTCGACCAGGACGCGGCGGAGATCCTCGCGAAGGAAGCCATCGACGCGGTCATCGACCTCGAGAACATGGGCCTTCCCTTCAACCGCACGCCCGAGGGCAAGATCGACCAGCGTCGCTTCGGCGGTCACACGGCCGAGCACGGCAAGACCCCGGTCCGCCGCGCCTGCTACGCCGCCGACCGCACCGGTCACATGATCCTGCAGACGCTGTTCCAGAACTGCGTCAAGCTCGGCATCAACTTCTTCAACGAGTTCTATGTGCTCGACCTCATCACCGTGAAGGACGAGGCGGGCAAGACCC
This genomic window contains:
- a CDS encoding succinate dehydrogenase hydrophobic membrane anchor subunit, coding for MSAQTAVAPARRQRGVNLEKWGWVFMRVSGVVLVVLIFGHLFVNLMLGEGIHALDFAFIAGKFATPFWQWWDVLMLWLALIHGANGMRTIVNDYVTNATARKALVWALGLAAGLLIILGTLVVFTFDPCLGVTESSTLWETCQAQG
- a CDS encoding mannose-1-phosphate guanylyltransferase → MSEPIEDFYAVIPAGGIGSRLWPLSRADAPKFLHDLTGSGHSLLRDTWDRLEPLAGPDRIAVVTGRAHRAAVEAELPGIADLNVFLESEPRESAAAIGLAAAVLHRRDPDVIIGSFSADHVIRGTRVFEFAVRDAVEVAREGYICTIGIAPTEPAVGFGYIKKGSELVVERAREAALVESFVEKPDLETAKAYLADRGYLWNAGMFIAKASVLLDELAANEPELHAGLLELAEAWDDRERRGPVVDRIWPRLKKTAIDYAVAEPAARRGRLAVVPGHFDWDDVGDFASLTKLITNGRKNDLAVLGPRARVLTDAASGILVSQTSRVISLVGVKDIVVVDTPDALLVTTVENAQRVKGVVESLKLNGQGDVL
- a CDS encoding BMP family lipoprotein, with the translated sequence MTISTTKKLLGATVAAGVIFALAGCGQAPTDEAGGSDKPADSDFLPCLISDAGGWNDKSFNQSAKEGMDSAAEELDIKPLEFESANDNDYAPNLETAVSEGCSLIVSVGFKLSAATVESALANPEIDYAIIDDWADNDFDGEVDAPNIKPLVFDTAQAAYLGGYAAAAWSAQSGVNKVGTFGGMQIPSVAVFMDGYQLGVEKYNEDKSASVQVFGWDAATQEGSFTGGFDANDTAKQTAQGVLDQGVDVILPVGGPVYQSAAAAITDSGKDTLMLGVDSDLAVADPSVAGMTLVSIMKAIDVAVHDATIAAAKGDFDPEPYVGTLENEGVKLSGFGDFESQLPEGLMDELKTLQEQIISGDITVESKNSP
- the sdhC gene encoding succinate dehydrogenase, cytochrome b556 subunit yields the protein MSTSARLTPSISETTSKTPRGTLYRGREGMWSWVLHRITGVAIFFFLLVHVLDTALIRVSPEAYDAVIGTYKNPVMALGEVVLVAGIVFHAMNGLRIIAVDFWSKGAKYQRQLFWGVLLVWGIIMAGFVPRHLMLAFAGFGGGH